The window GGCGCTGCGGGCCCTCGCCGAGGCGACCGGCATCCCGGTCGCCGAGACGCAGGCGGGCAAGGGCTCGATGCGGTACGACCACCCGCTCGCGCTCGGAGCGGTGGGCGCCACCGGAACCGTGGCCGCGAACGAGTTCGCCCGCGACGCCGACGTGGTGATCGGCATCGGCACCCGCTGGAGCGACTTCACCACCGCGTCACGCAGCGCGTTCGCGGACTCGACGGTCCGCTTCGTTAACGTAAACATCGCGTCCTTCGATGCGGCGAAACACTCGGGCGAGGCCGTGGTCGCCGACGCCCGGGCCGCGCTGGAGGCGTTGATCGATGCCCTGGCCGGCTACCGGACCGCACCCGGCTACCAGGAGCGGGCCCGGGACCGGGCGCAGGCCTGGGACGCGACCGTGGAACGCGCCTACCACCTGGGCAACCAGCCGCTCCCGGCCCAGACCGAGGTGATCGGCGCCGTCAACGAGGCCGCCGGCCCCCGCGACGTGGTCGTCTGCGCCGCCGGTTCGATGCCCGGTGACCTGCACAAACTGTGGCGCACCAGAGACCCGAAGGGCTACCACGTCGAGTACGGCTTCTCCTGCATGGGCTACGAGATCGCCGGTGGGCTGGGCGTGAAACTCGCGGCCCCGGACCGGGAGGTCTTCGTCCTGGTCGGCGACGGCTCCTACCTGATGATGGCGCAGGAGCTCGTCACCGCCGTACAGGAGCAGGTGAAGTTGATCGTGGTCCTCGTGCAGAACCACGGTTATGCCTCGATCGGGCGGCTCTCCGCCTCGGTCGGCGCCCAGCGGTTCGGCACCGCCTACCGCTACCGCGACCAGGACGGACGTCTCGGCGGCGGCACACTGCCGGTGGATCTGGCGACCAACGCGGCGAGTCTCGGCGCGACCGTCTTCCGGGCCGGCACCGTCGACGAGCTGCGCCAGGCGCTGGCCAAGGCACGCGAGACCGACGGCGTCACGGTCGTGCACGTCGACACCGACCCGATGGTCGACTCGCCGGGCAGTGAGTCCTGGTGGGACGTCCCGGTCGCCGAGGTCTCCGGCCTGGAGACCGTCCGGGCGGCGCATGAGCAGTATCTCGACGGCAAGCGCGGACAGCGCGACTACCTGTAGAAGGAGGGGACATCTTGACCGGCTTCGCGGAACGCATCGGCGGCGCGCCGATCTCCTGGGGCGTCTGTGAGGCGCCCGGCTGGGGACTGGAACTCCCCGCCGACCGGGTGCTCGCCGAGATGGGCGGGCTGGGGCTGCGCGCCACCGAACTCGGCCCGACCGGCTACCTGGGCAAGACCGCGGCGGACGTCCGGGTCACCCTGGACCGGCACGGCTTCTCCCTCATCGGCGGGTTCCTGCCGGTGCCGATGCACGTGGTGACCGACGCCGACCTGGCCGAGGCCGCCGACGCGATGGACACCCTGGCCGCCGCCGGTGCCGAGGTGGTGGTGCTGGCCGCCCGCTCCGGTGACGGCAGCTACGACCACAAGGTGCACCTGAGCGACGACGAGTGGCAGACCCTGTTCGCCACCCTGGAGACCCTGCAGGAGATGGCCCGCGACCGGGGTCTCCGGCCGAGCCTGCACCCGCACGTCGGCACCGCGGTCGAGTCACGGGAGGCGGTGCTGCGCGTG of the Actinoplanes sichuanensis genome contains:
- the iolD gene encoding 3D-(3,5/4)-trihydroxycyclohexane-1,2-dione acylhydrolase (decyclizing) encodes the protein MRLTVGQAVVRFLAAQHTERDGVEHRLIEGWFGIFGHGNVAGLGQALLEAELTDPDAVAYRQGRNEQGMVHAAAGFARMRNRMSTLACTTSIGPGATNMVTGAALATVNRLPVLLLPGDVFATRVANPVLQELEDPRGFDVSVNDTLRPVSRFYDRIWRAQQLPSALLGAMRVLTDPAETGAVTLALPQDVQAEAYDFPDPLFRKRVWHVPRTLPEPGALARAVALIRTAQRPLIVAGGGVIYSEATEALRALAEATGIPVAETQAGKGSMRYDHPLALGAVGATGTVAANEFARDADVVIGIGTRWSDFTTASRSAFADSTVRFVNVNIASFDAAKHSGEAVVADARAALEALIDALAGYRTAPGYQERARDRAQAWDATVERAYHLGNQPLPAQTEVIGAVNEAAGPRDVVVCAAGSMPGDLHKLWRTRDPKGYHVEYGFSCMGYEIAGGLGVKLAAPDREVFVLVGDGSYLMMAQELVTAVQEQVKLIVVLVQNHGYASIGRLSASVGAQRFGTAYRYRDQDGRLGGGTLPVDLATNAASLGATVFRAGTVDELRQALAKARETDGVTVVHVDTDPMVDSPGSESWWDVPVAEVSGLETVRAAHEQYLDGKRGQRDYL
- a CDS encoding TIM barrel protein codes for the protein MTGFAERIGGAPISWGVCEAPGWGLELPADRVLAEMGGLGLRATELGPTGYLGKTAADVRVTLDRHGFSLIGGFLPVPMHVVTDADLAEAADAMDTLAAAGAEVVVLAARSGDGSYDHKVHLSDDEWQTLFATLETLQEMARDRGLRPSLHPHVGTAVESREAVLRVLDGSDVPICLDTGHLLIGGMQPAELLELAANRITHVHLKDVDLEVSATVQDGSRAYIDGVRAGLYTPLGSGDVDIPGIVRALENAGYTGWYVLEQDCALAATPADGEGPIGDARRSLAFLTEVAR